In one window of Vibrio pelagius DNA:
- a CDS encoding tetratricopeptide repeat protein: MDKNQYLIETELEQLKKRIDSEPAVVFEVAEQCLVRAEQVLFEEGAIRSLMLMSRCCWNLMDYRKGLKCIKEAYKRQSQLDTDLFLPEILHLHALQFWGQAKYYSAQQYWINALEQSALVDELEIQIECLIGLGNIWRITHEYMLARSTHQLAVKVANNSRIGWLEGKARILLAWDYYLLNNYVEMLSVLDGAEEALKNHPDNTWHAEVWDFRGLALLGLERLDDAEQATAKAHKLAVEHNLVWMKAHSFISRARLELLRKRPHQASELLAHAEQSANEFDNGELLSQICYQQSLVAEENQDYQAALVAFKKYRQHSTNMLREQTTRVGLDKARSSKRQLEQRARKLINRIRGQYEYDPEKQLSHVVSETYWWEQLVLFKTELKRSNRSIIMFQHDDPSYLDVCTELAHTFCNQEDFISRLSGERVALMLAEKGNAAQAVFDKLTTMLNIYPWHRKGLKGAPPVVTLHDILTFPFTLEQLEEDEAEKEIHGNAIK; encoded by the coding sequence TTGGACAAAAACCAGTATCTAATTGAAACAGAGCTTGAACAACTCAAAAAGCGTATAGACTCGGAACCGGCCGTTGTCTTTGAAGTGGCTGAGCAATGCTTGGTGAGAGCAGAACAGGTTCTGTTTGAAGAAGGGGCGATTCGATCATTGATGTTGATGTCTCGTTGCTGCTGGAACCTAATGGACTATCGTAAAGGCTTAAAATGCATTAAGGAGGCGTATAAACGCCAAAGTCAACTCGATACTGATCTCTTTCTTCCTGAAATCCTTCACCTTCATGCACTCCAATTCTGGGGTCAAGCAAAATACTACTCTGCTCAACAATATTGGATTAATGCGCTCGAACAATCCGCATTAGTCGACGAGCTCGAAATCCAGATCGAATGTCTCATCGGGCTTGGCAATATCTGGCGTATCACTCATGAGTACATGCTCGCACGTTCGACCCACCAGCTTGCCGTAAAAGTGGCAAACAATAGCCGAATTGGGTGGCTAGAAGGTAAAGCGAGAATCCTACTGGCGTGGGATTACTATCTACTTAACAATTACGTTGAGATGCTGTCAGTGCTTGACGGTGCGGAAGAAGCCTTAAAAAATCACCCTGACAACACATGGCATGCTGAAGTATGGGACTTTAGAGGACTGGCCTTGCTTGGACTTGAACGCCTTGATGACGCTGAACAAGCGACCGCCAAAGCCCATAAACTTGCCGTTGAACACAACCTTGTGTGGATGAAAGCGCACTCCTTCATTAGTCGAGCTCGCTTAGAACTGTTGAGAAAGCGACCACATCAAGCGTCTGAACTACTCGCCCATGCGGAGCAGTCAGCCAACGAGTTTGATAATGGAGAACTACTCAGCCAAATTTGCTACCAACAGTCTTTGGTTGCAGAAGAGAACCAAGATTATCAAGCGGCACTAGTGGCGTTTAAAAAATACCGCCAACATTCGACCAACATGCTTCGTGAGCAGACTACGCGTGTCGGATTAGACAAAGCTCGCAGCTCCAAACGTCAACTCGAACAACGCGCTCGCAAGTTGATTAACCGTATTCGCGGTCAATACGAGTATGACCCAGAGAAACAACTTTCTCATGTGGTATCGGAGACGTATTGGTGGGAGCAGCTGGTGCTTTTCAAAACTGAGCTTAAGCGCTCTAACCGCAGCATCATTATGTTCCAGCATGACGACCCTAGCTATCTCGACGTATGTACAGAACTCGCTCACACCTTCTGCAACCAAGAAGATTTTATCTCACGCTTGAGCGGTGAACGTGTTGCGCTCATGTTGGCCGAAAAGGGCAATGCTGCACAAGCTGTCTTCGATAAACTGACGACTATGCTCAACATCTATCCTTGGCACAGAAAGGGACTCAAAGGTGCGCCACCGGTTGTGACACTTCACGACATTTTGACCTTCCCGTTCACCTTAGAACAATTAGAAGAAGACGAAGCTGAGAAAGAGATTCATGGAAACGCTATTAAATAA
- a CDS encoding lactate dehydrogenase — protein MSNDELPKDADGLQLNFCKTLACDNFGLSDAKRYVLQHANPKRPAMVCRECGAFPPLLNNHEVLNELHRLRHLHSDGLPACRNDDCDNFGLSVHTHKHLYHAFGYSGDRQRYRCKDCQSTFVDKWSGSNKKLQFQENLMGLLFMGYSVREICRKLEINPKTFYDHVDHIASRCRRKLAMIDARWVNHAKDYQFASHYQRLQPHSNNGVLWIATGEAHSGYILCQHVNYSQNEEPVGNVDHNPYDSVARFVSKEHSSEANIELPTSSDDLKKRIEQQYQVILARGNVEDPMGNLTSFSYPSKGALVRPPYTSYAHFLHVLDMCDESKPVSIYLPQDPLLRSAALSVCLPRIQNNNVNLMYVEEDALWDDHLGFDKIDVVHMSWWRDRWAIANQGDKQKGICYLAGNNSQPEHWFEHASLKQTKFYQQRFQVLFDGFINEPRRKLRPAGILPLLDIFRAWHNLCYQDKEGLTAAQRLNVAERPLTLKQLLS, from the coding sequence GTGTCCAACGACGAGCTGCCAAAAGACGCGGACGGTTTACAACTCAACTTTTGTAAAACATTGGCGTGTGACAACTTTGGCTTGAGCGATGCAAAGCGTTACGTTTTGCAACATGCAAACCCAAAGCGTCCAGCGATGGTTTGTCGTGAATGTGGGGCTTTCCCCCCCTTACTTAACAACCATGAAGTTTTGAATGAACTTCATCGGCTTCGTCACCTACATAGTGACGGCCTTCCAGCTTGTCGCAATGATGATTGCGATAACTTTGGGCTTTCTGTTCACACTCACAAACACCTTTACCATGCTTTCGGCTATAGTGGAGATAGGCAACGCTATCGCTGCAAAGATTGTCAGTCGACGTTTGTTGATAAATGGTCAGGCTCTAACAAGAAACTGCAATTCCAAGAAAACCTCATGGGTCTTCTGTTCATGGGTTACTCTGTACGTGAAATATGCCGTAAGCTAGAGATCAACCCGAAAACCTTCTACGATCACGTGGATCATATCGCGAGCCGCTGTAGACGCAAACTGGCGATGATCGATGCACGCTGGGTGAATCACGCAAAAGATTACCAATTTGCGTCCCACTACCAACGCCTTCAGCCACATAGCAACAACGGCGTTTTATGGATCGCGACCGGTGAAGCCCACTCTGGCTACATTCTTTGCCAACACGTCAACTACTCTCAAAATGAAGAGCCCGTTGGCAATGTTGACCACAACCCATATGATTCTGTTGCTCGGTTCGTCTCAAAAGAGCACTCTTCCGAAGCTAACATAGAGTTACCAACCTCTTCTGACGATCTTAAAAAACGTATTGAGCAGCAATATCAAGTGATACTCGCTCGTGGCAATGTCGAAGACCCTATGGGTAACCTCACCTCTTTCAGCTATCCGTCTAAAGGGGCTTTGGTTCGTCCACCTTATACTTCCTATGCTCATTTCTTACATGTGCTAGACATGTGCGACGAGAGCAAGCCTGTTTCTATTTACTTACCTCAAGATCCTCTGCTACGTTCAGCGGCATTGAGTGTCTGCCTACCAAGAATCCAAAACAACAACGTCAACCTGATGTATGTCGAAGAAGATGCCTTATGGGACGATCATCTAGGGTTTGATAAAATCGATGTTGTGCACATGAGTTGGTGGCGAGATCGTTGGGCGATAGCTAATCAAGGTGACAAGCAAAAAGGTATCTGTTACTTAGCGGGTAACAACAGTCAACCAGAACATTGGTTCGAGCACGCTTCTCTTAAACAGACCAAGTTCTATCAACAGCGCTTCCAAGTTCTATTTGACGGCTTCATTAACGAACCAAGACGTAAACTGCGTCCTGCTGGTATCCTTCCTCTGCTCGATATCTTTAGAGCTTGGCATAATTTATGCTACCAAGATAAAGAGGGGCTAACTGCAGCACAACGCTTAAATGTTGCCGAACGACCTCTTACCTTGAAGCAGCTACTGTCGTAA
- the deoD gene encoding purine-nucleoside phosphorylase, giving the protein MATPHINAQAGDFAETVLMPGDPLRAKYIAETFLDDVKQVCDVRNMFGYTGTYKGKKVSVMGHGMGIPSCCIYVHELIAEYGVKNVIRVGSCGAVRDDVKLMDVVIGMGASTDSKVNRIRFNDHDFAAIADFGLLEEAVNQARAQEVPVKVGNVFSADLFYTPEADIFEKMEKLGILGVDMEAAGIYGVAADLGAKALTILTVSDHIIRGEKLSSEERQKSFNDMMKVALETAINI; this is encoded by the coding sequence ATGGCTACACCTCATATTAACGCACAAGCTGGTGATTTCGCTGAAACTGTACTGATGCCGGGCGACCCGCTTCGCGCAAAATACATTGCTGAAACATTCCTTGATGACGTGAAGCAAGTTTGTGATGTTCGTAACATGTTTGGCTACACTGGCACTTACAAAGGTAAGAAAGTTTCTGTAATGGGCCACGGCATGGGTATCCCTTCATGCTGCATCTACGTTCACGAACTTATTGCTGAGTACGGTGTAAAAAATGTTATCCGTGTTGGTAGCTGTGGCGCGGTACGTGACGACGTTAAACTTATGGACGTTGTTATTGGTATGGGCGCGTCAACTGACTCTAAAGTTAACCGCATTCGTTTTAACGATCACGACTTTGCAGCAATCGCGGATTTCGGTCTTCTAGAAGAAGCAGTAAACCAAGCGCGTGCTCAAGAAGTACCAGTGAAAGTAGGTAACGTATTCTCTGCAGACCTATTCTACACACCAGAAGCAGACATCTTTGAGAAGATGGAAAAACTAGGCATCCTAGGTGTCGATATGGAAGCTGCAGGTATCTACGGTGTTGCTGCGGATCTAGGCGCGAAAGCACTAACAATCTTAACCGTTTCAGACCACATCATCCGTGGTGAGAAACTGAGCTCTGAAGAGCGTCAAAAATCGTTCAACGACATGATGAAAGTAGCGCTAGAAACCGCTATCAACATCTAA
- a CDS encoding L,D-transpeptidase family protein, whose protein sequence is MSYRLSSTLRNVVIKRTAKKRIAIALMLTTAFYSAFSTGATFELPPSDSHVVGRIQHHEVVAGETLALIAKEYDIGFLSLMAANKGVDPFLPAEGYVLTIPSRFILPDTPREGIVINLAELRLYYFEPEKNLVHVFPVGIGRVGRDTPEMITTISQKRPNPTWTPPKSIREEYLSKGIELPPVVPAGPDNPLGEYALRLAYGIGDYLIHGTNKDFGIGLRVSSGCIRMEPKDIEWLFEKVDRGEKVTIINEPIKVALEPDRSVFIEAHEPLTRSDGSKKSLTMPIELKWWLDAADISNSKAKSVIFAQNGVPVEIAPPTQQW, encoded by the coding sequence ATGTCGTACCGCTTGAGTTCAACGCTTCGTAACGTAGTAATAAAACGAACAGCAAAAAAACGCATTGCCATTGCGTTAATGCTAACCACTGCCTTTTATTCCGCTTTTAGCACTGGAGCAACTTTTGAATTACCTCCGAGTGACAGCCATGTTGTTGGTCGAATACAGCACCATGAAGTGGTTGCTGGAGAAACGTTAGCTCTGATCGCTAAGGAGTATGATATTGGCTTTTTGTCTTTAATGGCAGCCAACAAAGGTGTCGACCCATTCTTGCCTGCGGAAGGTTATGTGCTGACTATCCCTAGCCGCTTTATCCTTCCTGATACACCACGTGAAGGTATTGTCATAAATCTCGCCGAGTTAAGACTTTACTATTTCGAACCAGAGAAAAATCTTGTGCATGTGTTTCCTGTGGGGATAGGTCGAGTAGGGCGGGATACACCAGAGATGATAACGACGATTAGTCAGAAACGACCGAATCCAACATGGACACCGCCGAAGTCCATTCGCGAGGAGTATTTGAGTAAAGGTATTGAGCTACCGCCAGTCGTCCCTGCCGGACCAGACAATCCGTTGGGAGAATATGCGTTAAGGTTAGCTTACGGTATCGGAGATTATCTTATCCACGGAACCAATAAAGACTTTGGTATCGGCTTACGTGTCAGTTCCGGTTGTATTCGCATGGAGCCGAAAGATATTGAATGGCTGTTTGAGAAAGTGGATAGGGGTGAAAAGGTCACGATCATCAATGAACCGATTAAAGTGGCATTGGAGCCCGACCGTAGTGTCTTTATTGAGGCCCATGAGCCGTTAACTCGCAGCGATGGTTCTAAAAAGTCTTTAACGATGCCTATTGAGTTGAAGTGGTGGCTAGATGCAGCCGATATCTCTAATTCGAAAGCCAAATCTGTCATTTTTGCTCAGAACGGTGTGCCTGTAGAGATAGCGCCACCAACTCAGCAATGGTAG
- a CDS encoding Lpp/OprI family alanine-zipper lipoprotein — translation MNKVLIAAAASVFVLAGCSSDPEDATMSEMEQLSNQVAQLSSEVEALKSEKADAEMKAQEATDAAMAAKEEAMRANERIDNIASSYTK, via the coding sequence ATGAATAAGGTGTTAATCGCAGCTGCAGCCTCTGTGTTTGTATTGGCAGGTTGTTCTTCGGATCCAGAAGACGCGACAATGTCTGAAATGGAACAGCTATCAAATCAAGTGGCTCAACTAAGCAGTGAAGTTGAAGCACTTAAGAGTGAAAAAGCAGACGCAGAAATGAAAGCTCAAGAAGCGACTGACGCAGCGATGGCAGCGAAAGAGGAAGCTATGCGTGCCAATGAGCGTATCGACAACATCGCCAGCTCATACACTAAGTAA
- a CDS encoding DEAD/DEAH box helicase produces MHFKDLGLDNRLLKNLKHYDFKKATEIQQKAIPVAIAGKDLLASSKTGSGKTLAFVLPMIHKALKTKAFSARDPRGVILAPTRELAKQVYGELRSMLGGLSYDAALILGGENFNDQVKALRKYPRFIVATPGRLADHLEHRSLFLDGVETLILDEADRMLDLGFAPELRRIANAAKHRRRQTLMFSATLDHAEVNDIANEMLDAPKRIAIGVSNEEHLDITQKFYLCDHLDHKEAILDRVLEEAEYRQVMIFTATRADTDRLTEKLNEKKLKAVALSGNLNQTQRNAIMSQFERAVYKILVTTDVASRGIDIPNVSHVINFDMPKHTEEYVHRVGRTGRAGNKGDAISLVGPKDWDSFKRVELYLQQDLTFSVLEGLKGKFKGIKPRKPAFKKGGPVKKANKPQVKKTPKKPVKRDKSFHQNVAVGDSVFIPKKKVAPKVDDE; encoded by the coding sequence TTGCACTTTAAAGATTTAGGCTTAGATAATCGCTTACTGAAGAACTTAAAACATTATGACTTTAAGAAAGCGACAGAGATCCAACAGAAAGCGATCCCTGTTGCTATTGCCGGTAAGGATCTATTGGCTTCATCAAAAACAGGATCAGGCAAAACATTGGCGTTTGTACTGCCGATGATTCACAAAGCATTAAAAACAAAAGCGTTTTCTGCCCGTGATCCTCGTGGTGTAATCTTGGCTCCAACTCGTGAGTTGGCAAAGCAAGTGTATGGCGAACTTCGCAGTATGCTTGGTGGTCTATCTTACGATGCAGCGTTAATTCTTGGTGGTGAAAACTTTAACGATCAAGTGAAAGCACTGCGTAAATACCCGCGTTTTATCGTGGCAACTCCAGGTCGTCTTGCTGACCACCTAGAGCATCGTTCACTATTTTTAGATGGTGTTGAGACTCTGATCCTAGATGAAGCAGACCGTATGCTTGATTTGGGTTTCGCTCCAGAGCTTCGCCGCATTGCTAATGCAGCTAAGCATCGTCGTCGTCAAACGCTGATGTTCTCAGCAACGCTGGATCACGCGGAAGTTAATGACATTGCTAACGAAATGCTAGATGCGCCGAAACGTATCGCAATCGGTGTTTCCAATGAAGAGCATCTAGACATCACTCAGAAATTCTACCTATGTGATCACCTTGATCATAAAGAAGCGATTCTTGATCGTGTTTTGGAAGAAGCAGAATACCGTCAGGTGATGATCTTCACGGCAACACGTGCTGATACTGATCGTCTGACAGAAAAGCTGAACGAGAAGAAGCTAAAAGCGGTGGCATTGAGCGGTAACCTTAATCAGACACAACGTAACGCGATCATGAGTCAGTTTGAGCGTGCAGTGTACAAGATCTTGGTGACGACAGATGTTGCATCTCGTGGTATTGATATCCCGAACGTGAGTCATGTGATTAACTTTGATATGCCTAAACACACGGAAGAGTACGTTCACCGTGTTGGTCGTACTGGCCGTGCTGGTAATAAAGGTGATGCAATCTCCTTGGTTGGTCCAAAAGACTGGGACAGCTTCAAGCGTGTAGAACTTTACCTGCAACAAGACCTTACCTTCTCGGTACTTGAAGGACTGAAAGGTAAGTTTAAAGGTATTAAACCTCGTAAGCCTGCTTTCAAGAAAGGCGGTCCTGTTAAGAAGGCTAACAAGCCACAAGTGAAGAAAACGCCGAAGAAACCAGTCAAGCGCGATAAGAGCTTCCACCAAAATGTGGCTGTGGGTGATTCAGTCTTTATCCCTAAAAAGAAAGTCGCTCCTAAAGTTGACGATGAATAA